The Tripterygium wilfordii isolate XIE 37 chromosome 4, ASM1340144v1, whole genome shotgun sequence genome has a window encoding:
- the LOC119995953 gene encoding U-box domain-containing protein 34 produces the protein MTSVAVAVNGGARCGGKGSSRAVRWTLNNFSPSDHRFILVHVMPAIISIPTPSGERIPIEELDADTVALYVQEVKIKYGEIFIPYKKLCKGIEVETIVLEDDNPANALLRYASESGVDHLVLGSRSVNCILRKFEGPGIPENVLRYAPETCGICIIYGRRVITKSAHPSTSGGYRGGSKCNNEEVSGLNSYSSVSSVQRTFGALSMSSGFLNSEALSHVDPSTSVNLGMERDYQNLGGCEIITTRHCNSTASTKSEMSDAQVEVEQLQVELQKTRALYEQACTELVHAQNTVHLLSSECLEEARRVNAVLEREDILRKTAAEEKAKRLQTIKEVEEAKTLLAKEVYERQIAELNALKEFLEKQKFVDVLFSSDRRYRRYTRDEIEEATDFFSENRVIGEGGFGKVYKCSLDHTPVAVKVFNSDAIDKREEFLREVEVLGQHHHPNIVLLLGACPETGSLVYEYLENGSLEDNIFHLNGKPALSWNSRFRITFEVACGLSFLHNSKPEPIVHRDLKPGNILLDRNYTSKIGDVGLAKLISDIVPDNITEYRESVIAGTFYYMDPEYQRTGTLRPKSDLYAFGVIILQLLTARHPNGLLLTIEKALLDGSFPSILDNSITDWPLAETEELARIALKCSSLRCRDRPHLDTEVLPILKRLHEFAYTTLKAGVSNNHAPSDYFCPILQEIMDDPHIAADGFSYEHGAIKAWLEKHNVSPVTKLRLQHSFTIPNYTLHSAIEEWKSRVKFQKS, from the exons ATGACGTCAGTTGCGGTTGCCGTGAACGGTGGCGCAAGATGCGGAGGCAAAGGAAGCAGTCGCGCTGTACGGTGGACGCTGAATAATTTCTCCCCGAGCGACCACCGGTTCATCTTAGTCCACGTCATGCCCGCGATCATTTCTATCCCAACTCCAT CAGGAGAGCGCATACCTATTGAAGAATTGGATGCGGATACGGTGGCTCTGTATGTACAGGAGGTGAAGATCAAGTATGGAGAAATATTTATTCCTTATAAGAAATTATGCAAGGGAATTGAG GTGGAAACAATTGTGTTGGAGGATGATAACCCTGCAAATGCACTTCTAAGATATGCGTCCGAGTCAGGGGTTGATCATTTAGTGTTGGGCTCTCGTTCTGTAAATTGTATACTGAG GAAGTTTGAAGGTCCAGGGATACCAGAAAATGTTTTGAGATATGCTCCTGAAACTTGTGGCATTTGCATTATATATGGACGTCGAGTTATCACAAAGTCAGCTCATCCTTCAACCTCTGGTG GTTATCGGGGAGGTTCCAAATGCAATAACGAGGAAGTATCTGGGCTTAATTCCTATTCTTCAGTATCCAGTGTTCAAAGGACTTTTGGAGCATTGTCAATGTCTAGTGGTTTCTTAAATTCTGAAGCATTGTCACATGTAGACCCTTCTACAAGTGTTAACTTAGGAATGGAAAGGGATTATCAGAACCTGGGAGGTTGTGAAATTATTACCACCAGACATtgcaattccacagcttcaacAAAATCTGAGATG TCAGATGCGCAAGTTGAAGTTGAACAGCTACAGGTAGAACTTCAGAAGACGCGTGCCTTGTATGAACAAGCTTGTACAGAGCTGGTTCATGCCCAGAACACG GTCCATTTACTTTCTTCTGAGTGCCTGGAAGAAGCAAGGAGAGTGAATGCTGTCCTGGAAAGAGAAGATATATTGAGGAAAACTGCCGCTGAAGAGAAAGCAAAGCGTCTGCAAACAATCAAGGAGGTTGAGGAGGCAAAGACTTTACTTGCTAAAGAGGTTTATGAAAGGCAGATAGCTGAACTGAATGCTCTCAAAGAGTTTTTGGAGAAACAGAAGTTtgttgatgtgcttttctcgaGTGACAGAAGATACAGAAGATATACTAGGGATGAGATAGAGGAAGCAACTGATTTCTTCTCGGAGAACCGTGTGATTGGCGAAGGAGGGTTCGGGAAAGTTTACAAATGCAGTCTTGATCACACTCCAGTGGCTGTTAAGGTTTTCAATTCGGATGCCATTGACAAGAGAGAAGAATTTCTGAGAGAG GTTGAAGTCCTTGGCCAGCATCACCATCCGAACATAGTTTTGCTGCTTGGAGCCTGCCCCGAGACCGGTTCTCTGGTCTATGAATACTTGGAAAATGGAAGCCTGGAAGACAATATTTTCCACTTAAATGGAAAACCAGCTCTTTCTTGGAATAGTCGGTTCCGAATCACTTTTGAAGTTGCTTGTGGACTTTCATTTTTACACAATTCAAAACCAGAGCCTATTGTCCATCGAGACCTAAAACCAGGCAATATCTTGTTGGACAGAAATTACACAAGCAAAATCGGGGATGTAGGGCTAGCTAAGCTCATATCAGATATTGTGCCTGACAACATAACGGAGTACAGAGAGTCTGTTATTGCAGGTACTTTCTACTATATGGATCCTGAGTATCAGAGGACTGGCACTCTTCGACCCAAATCAGATCTATATGCTTTCGGAGTTATAATCCTACAGTTACTGACAGCTCGTCATCCAAATGGACTACTATTGACAATTGAAAAGGCCCTTTTAGACGGTTCTTTCCCTAGCATTCTAGATAACTCGATCACAGATTGGCCACTTGCTGAAACGGAGGAATTAGCTCGAATCGCACTGAAATGTTCAAGCCTGAGATGCAGGGATAGACCGCATCTTGATACTGAAGTGCTGCCAATTCTCAAAAGACTTCATGAGTTTGCTTACACTACACTAAAAGCTGGGGTAAGCAATAATCATGCACCAAGCGACTACTTTTGCCCTATTCTTCAG GAAATAATGGATGATCCACACATAGCTGCTGATGGCTTCTCGTATGAGCACGGAGCAATTAAGGCATGGCTTGAGAAACACAATGTATCGCCAGTCACAAAGCTGAGACTCCAGCATTCCTTTACTATCCCAAATTACACATTGCATTCGGCCATAGAGGAGTGGAAGTCACGCGTAAAATTCCAGAAATCATAA
- the LOC119995955 gene encoding uncharacterized protein LOC119995955 — protein sequence MASLLSSTIAVPLQHKVTYSSFYTKPTLGINQTIARNGRCHGLWLKTKAKMSVEGNVTEKESASVNEKIDYGLVSIHHVGILCENLERSLDFYQNILGLEINEARPHDKLPYRGAWLWIGSEMIHLMELPNPDPLTGRPEHGGRDRHTCIAIRDVSKLKAILDSAGIPYTLSRSGRPAIFTRDPDENALEFTQIDA from the exons ATGGCTTCTCTTCTCAGTTCAACTATCGCGGTCCCTCTGCAACACAAG GTAACCTATTCAAGTTTCTACACCAAGCCTACATtgggaattaaccagacaattGCGAGAAATGGTAGATGTCATGGGCTTTGGCTCAAGACAAAAGCAAAGATGTCAGTTGAAGGAAATGTGACTGAGAAAGAATCAGCTAGTGTCAATGAAAAAATAG ACTATGGTCTAGTCAGCATTCACCATGTCGGGATCCTGTGTGAAAACCTTGAAAGGTCCCTTGATTTTTATCAGAATATCTTAG GTCTTGAAATAAATGAGGCAAGGCCACATGATAAGCTCCCATACAGAGGTGCTTGGTTGTGGATCGGTTCTGAAATGATTCATTTGATGGAACTTCCGAATCCTGACCCCTTAACTGGACGGCCTGAGCATGGTGGCCGAGATCGACACACTTGTATTGCAATTCGAGATGTGTCCAAGCTCAAAGCAATCCTTGATAGTGCTG GTATCCCCTACACATTGAGCCGGTCTGGGAGGCCAGCAATCTTCACACGAGATCCTGATGAAAATGCTTTAGAATTTACACAGATAGATGCATGA